GCACGCCGTCCACCTCGCTGGTGCTCGACCAGTTCGGCCGCAACCTGACCCAGGCCGCGCGCGACTCCAAGCTCGACCCGGTCATCGGGCGGGCCAAGGAGATCGAGCGGGTCATGCAGGTCCTGTCGCGGCGGACCAAGAACAACCCCGTCCTCATCGGCGAGCCCGGCGTCGGCAAGACCGCCGTCGTCGAGGGCCTGGCCCAGGCGATCGTCAAGGGCGAGGTGCCCGAGACGCTCAAGGACAAGCAGCTCTACACCCTGGACCTGGGGGCCCTCGTCGCGGGCAGCCGCTACCGCGGTGACTTCGAGGAGCGGCTGAAGAAGGTCCTCAAGGAGATCCGCACCCGCGGCGACATCATCCTGTTCATCGACGAGATCCACACCCTCGTCGGGGCCGGTGCCGCGGAGGGCGCGATCGACGCCGCCAGCATCCTCAAGCCGATGCTGGCCCGCGGTGAGCTGCAGACCATCGGCGCCACCACGCTGGACGAGTACCGCAAGCACCTGGAGAAGGACGCGGCGCTGGAGCGCCGCTTCCAGCCCATCCAGGTCGGCGAGCCGACGCTGCAGCACACCATCGAGATCCTCAAGGGCCTGCGCGACCGGTACGAGGCGCACCACCGGATCAGCATCACCGACGGCGCCCTCGTCGCCGCCGCGACGCTGGCCGACCGGTACATCTCCGACCGCTTCCTCCCGGACAAGGCGATCGACCTGATCGACGAGGCCGGTGCCCGGATGCGGATCAAGCGGATGACCGCCCCGCCGGACCTGCGCGAGTTCGACGACCGGATCGCGGCCATCCGCCGCGAGAAGGAGTCCGCCATCGACGCGCAGGACTTCGAGAAGGCCGCGTCGCTGCGCGACAAGGAGAAGACCCTCCTGGGCGAGAAGGCCGAGCGCGAGAAGCAGTGGAAGGCCGGCGACATGGACGTCGTCGCCGAGGTCGACGACGAGCAGATCGCCGAGGTGCTGGCCAACTGGACCGGCATCCCCGTCTTCAAGCTGACCGAGGAGGAGACCACGCGTCTGCTCCGCATGGAGGACGAGCTCCACAAGCGGATCATCGGCCAGGAAGAGGCCATCAAGAGCGTCTCCCAGGCGATCCGGCGGACGCGGGCGGGCCTCAAGGACCCGCGCCGTCCCGGTGGCTCGTTCATCTTCGCCGGCCCCTCCGGTGTGGGTAAGACGGAGCTGGCCAAGGCGCTGGCCCAGTTCCTCTTCGGTGAGGACGACGCGCTCATCCAGATCGACATGGGCGAGTTCCACGACCGGTTCACCGTGTCGCGGCTGGTCGGTGCCCCTCCCGGCTACGTCGGTTACGACGAGGGTGGCCAGCTGACCGAGAAGGTGCGGCGCAAGCCGTTCTCGGTGGTCCTCTTCGACGAGATCGAGAAGGCGCACGCGGACGTGTTCAACACGCTCCTGCAGGTGCTGGAGGACGGTCGGCTCACCGACGGTCAGGGCCGGATCGTGGACTTCAAGAACACGATCCTGATCCTCACGACCAACCTCGGTACCCGGGACATCTCCAAGGCCGTGGGTCTGGGCTTCCAGGTCGGCAACGACACCCAGTCGAACTACGAGCGGATGAAGCTCAAGGTCAACGAGGAGCTCAAGCAGCACTTCCGGCCGGAGTTCCTCAACCGCATCGACGACATCGTGGTGTTCCACCAGCTGACCGAGGACGAGATCATCGAGATCGTCGACCTCATGGCGGCCCGGGTGGAGACCCAGCTGGCCAACAAGGACATGGCCCTGGAGATCACCCCGGCGGCGAAGAAGCTGCTCGCCCACCGCGGGTTCGACCCGGTGCTCGGTGCCCGGCCGCTGCGCCGGACCATCCAGCGCGAGATCGAGGACGCCCTCAGCGAGAAGATCCTCTACGGCGAGCTGACCGCCGGTCAGATCATCGTGGTGGACGTCGAGGGCGAGGGCACCGACGCGAAGTTCACCTTCCGCGGCGAGGCCAAGCCGATCGACCTCCCCGACACCCCGCCGGTCGCGCTGTCCGGTGGCGACGAGGAGCCCCCGGCCCAGGCCGAGTGAGCTGAGCGCACGACCCGGAGGGGCCGTCTCCCGCGAGGGAGGCGGCCCCTCCTTCGCCTGGGGGGCCCCGACCCGCCCCCGCTGGGCCCGCCGTGATCATCGGCGGGTGGTCGCCGCATCCCGGCGTGTCGGGCAGCCACCCGCCGATGATCGCGGCCTGACTGGCGCGGCGGGTGGGTCAGGCGGGCAGCCGGAACCGACCGTCGGCGGTCTGCTCGACCAGCCCGTCGGCGAGGAGGGAGTCCAGGCAGCGCGAGCGCTGCACGGCCTCCGCCCAGGCCGGCTCCAGCGCCGGTGCGGCCACCGGCCCCTCAGCGGCCCGCAGGACGTCCAGCAGCCGCCCGCGGACCTGCCGGTCCGTGCCGGCGAACCGCTGCACCCTGCGCGGCGGTCCCTCGGCCGCCGGGGACCCGGCCAGCCGCCACGCGCAGGCCGTCCGCACCGGGCACACCGCGCAGCGCGGCGTGCGGGCCACGCACACCAGCGCGCCGAGCTCCATGACCGCCACGGAGAACCGCACCGCCCGCTCCGGGTCTGCGGGGGCCAGCGCCGCGACGTCGGTGAGGTCGGCCGCCCGCGCGGGCGCGGCGTCGGCCCGGCCGTGCACCAGCCGGGCCACCACCCGACGCACGTTCGTGTCGACCACCGGCTGCGGCTGCCCGTGGCCGAAGCAGGCGACGGCACGGGCGGTGTAGGTCCCGACACCGGGCAGCGCCTCGAGGGCGGCCACGTCGGACGGCACGACGCCGCCGTGCCGCTCGGTCAGGGCGACCGCGGTCTCCCGCAGCCGCAGCGCCCGCCGCGGGTAGCCGAGCTTGCCCCAGGCGCGGATCACCTCGGCCGGGGACGCGGCGGCCAGCGCTGCCGGGGTGGGCCAGCGCGCCACCCACTCCCGCCACACCGGCTCGACGCGGGCCACCGGCGTCTGCTGCAGCATCACCTCGCTGACCAGCACCGCCCACGGGTCGGTGTCCGGGCGGCGCCACGGCAGGTCGCGGGCGGCGGAGGCGAACCAGTCGACGAGGGTGTCGCCGACGGCGTCGGGCGACGGCGGGAAGGCGCGGGCCGGGCTGTCCACGGGGTCCCAGTGTGCCGCCCCCAGGGGACGGCGTGCCGCCGTGGGCACGCCTCCGGGCGCGCACTACCGTTCTCGGGGTGCTGCACCCGGTCGGCCCCCTGCCCACGGCGGTCTACTGGCGGCGGCGGCTGCTGGTCCTGCTGCTGGTCGTGGCGGTCCTGGGCGGCGGGGGGTGGCTGCTCGTGGCCGCCCTCGGCGGTGCTCCCGGGCGGACGTCGACGGCCACGGCCGCGGCGACCTCCGCGGCCGCGGCCACCGAGCCGCCCGCTCTGGAGCGGGTGCTGCCCCCGGTGACCGGCGTCCGGACGCCCACCCCGGCGCCCGAGCCACCCGCCGAGCCGGAGCCGTCCGCCGAGCCGCCCGCGGCGACCCAGGCCCCCGGGGGCCCCTGCGGGGACGACGCGGTCGAGCTCGTGGTGCGCAGCCCGGGCAGCGCACCGGCCGGCAGCAAGCCGACGTTCGAGCTGGTGGTCACCAACGTCTCGCCGGTGCCGTGCGTGCGGGTCCTCGACGAGCGCCTGCAGGAGGTGCTGCTGCTGGACGAAGCCGGCAACCGGGTGTGGGGCAGCAACGACTGCTTCCCCGGGGACGGCACCCAGACCCGCACCCTGGCGCCGGGGGAGTCGGTGACCGCCTCCCTGGTGTGGGGCGGGCTGACCAGCGAGCCGTCCTGCACCGCCCCGCGGACGACGCCGGCGCCGGGGGAGTACGTGCTGCGCGGCCGGCTGGACACCGAGGTCAGCCCCGACGTGCCCTTCACCGTCTCCTGAGCCGGCCCTCCTGCAGGGTCCCGCCGCGAGCTTGCGAGCGGTGGGGGGCAGGAGGGTCCTCCTCTAGCTGTAGCGGTCGAGGATCGAGGTCTCGGCCAGCCGGGAGAGGCCCTCGCGGATGCCGCGGGCCCGGGCCTCCCCGACGCCCTCGACGGCCAGCAGGTCCTCGATGGTGGCGGCGAGCAGCTTCTGCAGGCCGCCGAAGTGGTCGACCAGGCGGTCGATGATGCTCGCGGGCAGCCGCGGGACGCGGGCCAGCAGGCGGTAGCCCCGCGGGCTGACCGGGGAGTCCAGCGCGTCGGCGGACGTCGGCAGCCCGTAGCAGCGGGCCAC
This window of the Geodermatophilus sp. DSM 44513 genome carries:
- a CDS encoding ATP-dependent Clp protease ATP-binding subunit — protein: MFERFTDRARRVVVLAQEEARMLNHNYIGTEHILLGLIHEGEGVAAKALESLGISLEGVRQQVEEIIGQGQQAPSGHIPFTPRAKKVLELSLREALQLGHNYIGTEHILLGLIREGEGVAAQVLVKLGADLNRVRQQVIQLLSGYQGKEPAAAGGPAEGTPSTSLVLDQFGRNLTQAARDSKLDPVIGRAKEIERVMQVLSRRTKNNPVLIGEPGVGKTAVVEGLAQAIVKGEVPETLKDKQLYTLDLGALVAGSRYRGDFEERLKKVLKEIRTRGDIILFIDEIHTLVGAGAAEGAIDAASILKPMLARGELQTIGATTLDEYRKHLEKDAALERRFQPIQVGEPTLQHTIEILKGLRDRYEAHHRISITDGALVAAATLADRYISDRFLPDKAIDLIDEAGARMRIKRMTAPPDLREFDDRIAAIRREKESAIDAQDFEKAASLRDKEKTLLGEKAEREKQWKAGDMDVVAEVDDEQIAEVLANWTGIPVFKLTEEETTRLLRMEDELHKRIIGQEEAIKSVSQAIRRTRAGLKDPRRPGGSFIFAGPSGVGKTELAKALAQFLFGEDDALIQIDMGEFHDRFTVSRLVGAPPGYVGYDEGGQLTEKVRRKPFSVVLFDEIEKAHADVFNTLLQVLEDGRLTDGQGRIVDFKNTILILTTNLGTRDISKAVGLGFQVGNDTQSNYERMKLKVNEELKQHFRPEFLNRIDDIVVFHQLTEDEIIEIVDLMAARVETQLANKDMALEITPAAKKLLAHRGFDPVLGARPLRRTIQREIEDALSEKILYGELTAGQIIVVDVEGEGTDAKFTFRGEAKPIDLPDTPPVALSGGDEEPPAQAE
- a CDS encoding MucR family transcriptional regulator; amino-acid sequence: MLHPVGPLPTAVYWRRRLLVLLLVVAVLGGGGWLLVAALGGAPGRTSTATAAATSAAAATEPPALERVLPPVTGVRTPTPAPEPPAEPEPSAEPPAATQAPGGPCGDDAVELVVRSPGSAPAGSKPTFELVVTNVSPVPCVRVLDERLQEVLLLDEAGNRVWGSNDCFPGDGTQTRTLAPGESVTASLVWGGLTSEPSCTAPRTTPAPGEYVLRGRLDTEVSPDVPFTVS
- a CDS encoding A/G-specific adenine glycosylase is translated as MDSPARAFPPSPDAVGDTLVDWFASAARDLPWRRPDTDPWAVLVSEVMLQQTPVARVEPVWREWVARWPTPAALAAASPAEVIRAWGKLGYPRRALRLRETAVALTERHGGVVPSDVAALEALPGVGTYTARAVACFGHGQPQPVVDTNVRRVVARLVHGRADAAPARAADLTDVAALAPADPERAVRFSVAVMELGALVCVARTPRCAVCPVRTACAWRLAGSPAAEGPPRRVQRFAGTDRQVRGRLLDVLRAAEGPVAAPALEPAWAEAVQRSRCLDSLLADGLVEQTADGRFRLPA